The proteins below are encoded in one region of Paenibacillus sp. YYML68:
- a CDS encoding peptidylprolyl isomerase has product MWKEKLKLLTAGGVIGALLTTAVGVSAAGEQLDVYVKQLKLVFHGVERQLEEGQGKTFIHEGTTYVPLRFISESLGQPVQYNGQRETIYIGYRYHQPPEMMIDPDKSYKAKLETTKGTVTIELYAKSAPLTVNNFVFLAKEGFYEDVIFHRVLESFVIQGGDPTGTGRGGPGYSFADELNSGYRYEPGVVAMANAGPDTNGSQFFICTGEDSHSLNQYPNYSIFGRVVDGMDVVKSIAAVPVTAVGPGGEASRPVEPVAIKKVTIEESGS; this is encoded by the coding sequence ATGTGGAAGGAGAAGCTGAAGCTGCTCACGGCAGGTGGAGTCATTGGCGCGCTGCTGACGACAGCCGTAGGCGTAAGTGCGGCAGGTGAGCAGCTGGACGTATATGTGAAGCAGCTGAAGCTGGTGTTCCATGGTGTGGAGCGCCAGCTCGAGGAAGGACAGGGCAAGACATTCATTCATGAGGGCACGACGTACGTGCCGCTGCGCTTCATCAGCGAGTCGCTCGGGCAGCCGGTGCAATATAACGGTCAGCGCGAGACGATCTATATCGGCTATCGGTACCATCAGCCGCCTGAGATGATGATCGATCCGGACAAGAGCTACAAGGCGAAGCTGGAGACGACGAAGGGGACCGTGACGATCGAGCTGTATGCGAAGTCGGCGCCTTTGACGGTGAACAATTTCGTCTTCCTGGCGAAGGAAGGCTTCTATGAGGATGTCATTTTCCATCGGGTGCTCGAAAGCTTCGTCATTCAAGGTGGCGATCCGACAGGCACAGGACGAGGCGGTCCGGGCTATTCGTTCGCTGATGAGCTGAACAGCGGCTACCGGTATGAGCCGGGCGTCGTGGCGATGGCCAATGCGGGTCCTGATACGAACGGCAGTCAGTTCTTCATCTGCACGGGCGAGGATAGCCATAGCTTGAATCAGTATCCGAACTATTCGATATTCGGCCGGGTCGTGGACGGTATGGACGTCGTGAAGAGCATCGCAGCTGTGCCGGTAACCGCTGTCGGACCAGGAGGAGAGGCTAGCCGTCCGGTGGAGCCTGTGGCGATCAAGAAGGTGACGATCGAGGAGTCCGGCTCGTAG
- a CDS encoding ATP-binding protein translates to MSRYLRLRIIPLLALALLLLLIGLEVQRMLLSSAASQPKASAGVLELDDWDWEQQPIVRLNGQWEFYWMELLGPGEFLDWPNPVEDRFRIASVPGSWNAMKQDGQLLSGQGYATYRLRVRLDERLERPLAVKLPVINTAYQLWMNGKLEATVGVVGTSADYSRPGFMPQLTSGDRYAEELELVLQVSNFDHVKGGLLQAIELGTFREVARKKELQTGFDTLLVGSLLIMGLYHIGVYAVRRKELSSLFFGILCLLFAFRMMLLGEIVLTKLFPDFNWDLELMLEYMSAAMMPPMFVLFFACIYPEESSKRLNLALCAAVALYVIVLLFLKPMTFTKLLWIMQLLVVCGLVQVMVTVTLAFMRKREGGGLILMSCFIFGVSILNDILYAHEWIDTTDRMAAFGLLVFIFCQAVLLSMKLSRAFVNEEKLSAELAALNNGLQERVRARTDDLMQANAALRRTNEELFRLETSRSHLISNISHDLGTPLTTIQCYTEAILDGMVDQEEQRERYLRMIHSKVLGMNRLIEDLFQLSRLEARQVEFKLQLIAADRLMQLLFHRMELEARNAGIRYELTMRGLMKEYCGEQEQKQECFSSVSVDLERLHQVYSNLLVNAVKFTPAGGSITVELQDNGKEMVCRMTDTGDGISSEHLPYVFDRFYTSNQSRNMSTGGKGLGLSIAKEIIEAHGGEIWIERTEPGEGTVFCFSLPVQPHVHAG, encoded by the coding sequence GTGAGCAGATACTTACGATTACGCATCATACCGCTGCTGGCGCTCGCGCTGCTATTGCTGCTGATCGGACTTGAGGTGCAGCGGATGCTGCTCTCCTCGGCAGCCTCACAGCCGAAGGCGAGTGCAGGTGTGCTCGAGCTGGACGACTGGGACTGGGAGCAGCAGCCGATTGTTCGCTTGAACGGACAGTGGGAGTTTTATTGGATGGAGCTGCTCGGTCCGGGTGAGTTTCTCGATTGGCCGAATCCGGTGGAGGATCGCTTTCGGATCGCTTCCGTTCCGGGCTCCTGGAATGCGATGAAGCAGGATGGTCAGTTGCTCAGCGGTCAAGGCTATGCGACCTACAGGCTCCGCGTTCGGCTCGATGAGAGGCTGGAGCGGCCACTCGCTGTTAAGCTCCCCGTGATCAACACGGCCTACCAGCTGTGGATGAACGGCAAGCTCGAGGCGACTGTCGGTGTCGTCGGGACGAGCGCTGATTATTCGAGGCCGGGCTTCATGCCTCAGCTGACGAGCGGTGACCGATACGCGGAGGAGCTGGAGCTCGTGCTGCAGGTGTCGAACTTCGATCATGTGAAGGGAGGACTGCTGCAAGCGATCGAGCTCGGAACGTTCCGTGAGGTGGCGCGCAAGAAGGAGCTTCAGACCGGCTTCGATACGCTCTTGGTCGGCAGCCTGCTCATTATGGGGCTGTACCATATCGGTGTATATGCGGTGCGGAGGAAGGAGCTGTCCTCACTCTTCTTCGGCATTCTATGCTTGCTGTTCGCGTTCCGGATGATGCTGCTGGGCGAGATCGTACTGACGAAGCTGTTCCCGGACTTCAACTGGGACCTTGAGCTGATGCTCGAATATATGAGTGCGGCGATGATGCCGCCGATGTTCGTCCTGTTCTTCGCCTGCATCTATCCCGAGGAGAGCTCGAAGCGTCTGAATCTGGCGCTATGCGCTGCGGTTGCTCTATATGTGATCGTATTGCTCTTCCTGAAGCCGATGACGTTCACGAAGCTGTTGTGGATCATGCAGCTGCTGGTCGTATGTGGTCTCGTTCAGGTGATGGTGACCGTGACGCTAGCGTTCATGCGCAAGCGTGAGGGCGGGGGACTCATTCTTATGTCGTGCTTCATCTTCGGCGTTTCGATCTTGAACGATATTTTGTACGCGCACGAATGGATTGATACGACAGACCGGATGGCGGCGTTCGGGCTGCTGGTGTTTATTTTTTGCCAGGCGGTGCTGCTGTCGATGAAGCTGTCTCGCGCCTTCGTCAATGAGGAGAAGCTGTCTGCCGAGCTCGCCGCTCTTAATAACGGTCTGCAGGAGCGGGTACGGGCGCGGACGGACGATCTCATGCAGGCTAACGCTGCGCTGCGACGGACGAACGAGGAGCTGTTCCGGCTCGAGACGTCGCGTAGTCACTTGATCAGCAACATATCTCACGATCTGGGCACGCCACTGACGACCATTCAATGCTATACGGAAGCGATATTGGATGGCATGGTCGATCAGGAGGAGCAGCGGGAGCGCTACCTGCGCATGATCCACAGCAAGGTGCTCGGGATGAATCGTCTGATCGAGGACTTGTTCCAGCTGTCGCGCCTCGAGGCTAGACAAGTCGAGTTCAAGCTGCAGCTCATAGCTGCTGATCGTCTAATGCAGCTGCTGTTCCATCGGATGGAGCTCGAGGCCCGGAATGCGGGCATCCGTTACGAGCTGACCATGCGCGGTCTGATGAAGGAGTACTGTGGAGAGCAGGAGCAGAAGCAGGAGTGCTTCTCGAGTGTGTCGGTCGATCTGGAGCGGCTTCATCAGGTGTACAGCAACCTGCTCGTCAATGCGGTCAAATTCACTCCGGCAGGAGGCTCCATTACAGTGGAGCTCCAAGATAACGGCAAGGAGATGGTATGCCGCATGACGGATACGGGTGACGGGATTAGCTCGGAGCATCTGCCGTACGTATTCGATCGGTTCTATACGAGTAACCAGTCGCGGAATATGTCGACCGGAGGCAAGGGCCTCGGCTTATCGATTGCCAAAGAAATTATTGAGGCGCATGGCGGAGAAATATGGATCGAGCGGACGGAGCCGGGGGAAGGGACGGTCTTCTGCTTCTCGCTGCCTGTGCAGCCGCATGTACATGCGGGCTAA
- a CDS encoding response regulator transcription factor, producing the protein MRMHKIMVIEDDPDIQDVIRLYLEKNGFEVIALQSGDGSVALLEKERPDLVILDVLLPGSSGFDICQELRKVSPVPIIFLSCKKEETDKIQGLNYGGDDYMTKPFSPNELIARVRALLRRPYLVGAEETETSSKRLTFGELQIDPGSRVVTVRNQELTLSRKEFDLLYMLATHPERTFTHEQLFREIWGQECFNDTRTIIVHISNLRKKIEPDTSSPKHIINVHGVGYKFLPGS; encoded by the coding sequence ATGAGGATGCACAAAATTATGGTGATCGAGGATGATCCGGACATTCAAGATGTGATCCGATTGTATCTTGAGAAGAACGGCTTCGAGGTCATTGCTCTGCAATCCGGAGACGGCTCCGTCGCTCTCTTGGAGAAGGAGCGTCCTGATCTGGTCATTCTCGATGTGCTGCTGCCGGGAAGCAGCGGCTTCGACATTTGTCAGGAGCTGCGTAAGGTGTCCCCGGTGCCGATTATTTTCCTAAGCTGCAAGAAGGAAGAAACGGACAAGATTCAAGGGCTCAATTACGGCGGGGATGATTATATGACGAAGCCGTTCTCGCCCAATGAGCTGATCGCCCGGGTGCGGGCGTTGCTGCGCCGTCCGTACCTCGTCGGTGCGGAGGAGACGGAGACGTCGTCCAAGCGGCTGACGTTCGGGGAGCTGCAGATCGATCCGGGGAGCCGGGTCGTTACGGTACGCAATCAGGAGCTGACGCTATCGCGCAAGGAGTTCGACCTGCTGTACATGCTGGCGACTCACCCAGAGCGGACGTTTACGCATGAGCAGCTGTTCCGCGAGATCTGGGGACAGGAGTGCTTCAACGATACGCGTACGATCATCGTGCACATTAGTAATTTGCGGAAAAAAATCGAGCCCGATACGTCCAGTCCGAAGCATATCATCAACGTTCACGGAGTCGGATACAAGTTCTTGCCAGGCAGCTGA
- a CDS encoding sorbosone dehydrogenase family protein yields the protein MGTRVRWTIAVLAAMLLLSACTAGQSGSGPGSGSAPGGSGAAAQSGAAGGTRTDGKQPAVETVLEQLKTPWSITLHDGTFYMTERGGTVVKKPPGSSAAMERQAVRLVKPVLQQGEGGLLGFVLAPDFARSHHAYAYHTYAEDGETFNRIVLLRETSGGWEEEKPLLERIPGSRYHNGGRLAIGPDGYLYATTGDASEESLSQNKDSLAGKILRLTLDGRIPPDQSSSYVYSYGHRNPQGLTWTPDGTLYSSEHGPSGSPGGHDELNRIERGNNYGWPLVIGDETKPDLVPPLLHSGERAFAPSGIAADPSGQVWVTALVGETLFRYDPKVNKLHVELQQLGRLRDVLVAGDYVYVITSNTDGRGHPKAGDDRLVRFKLPQ from the coding sequence ATGGGCACACGTGTTCGATGGACGATAGCGGTGTTGGCCGCTATGCTGCTGCTCTCTGCCTGTACAGCTGGACAGAGCGGGTCGGGACCTGGTTCTGGATCTGCACCTGGCGGCTCAGGAGCGGCAGCTCAGTCAGGCGCGGCAGGCGGGACGCGGACGGATGGGAAGCAGCCGGCTGTTGAGACGGTGCTGGAGCAGCTGAAGACGCCGTGGTCGATCACGCTGCACGACGGCACGTTCTATATGACGGAGCGCGGCGGGACGGTCGTGAAGAAGCCTCCGGGCTCGTCTGCTGCGATGGAGCGCCAAGCGGTGCGGCTCGTGAAGCCTGTGCTGCAGCAAGGCGAGGGCGGTCTGCTCGGCTTCGTGCTGGCGCCGGACTTCGCGAGGTCGCATCACGCTTATGCGTATCACACGTATGCGGAGGATGGCGAGACGTTCAACCGCATCGTGCTACTGCGTGAGACTAGCGGCGGCTGGGAGGAAGAGAAGCCGCTGCTCGAGCGTATTCCGGGCTCACGGTACCATAACGGCGGTAGGCTGGCGATTGGGCCTGATGGCTACTTGTACGCGACGACTGGCGATGCGAGCGAGGAGAGCTTGTCCCAGAATAAGGATAGTCTCGCAGGCAAAATATTACGGCTGACGCTGGACGGCCGCATCCCGCCTGATCAGTCGTCCTCGTATGTGTACAGCTACGGGCACCGCAATCCGCAAGGGCTCACGTGGACGCCCGATGGGACGCTGTACAGCTCGGAGCACGGACCGTCCGGCTCGCCGGGCGGACACGACGAGCTGAACCGCATCGAGCGCGGCAATAACTACGGCTGGCCGCTCGTCATCGGCGACGAGACGAAGCCGGACCTCGTGCCGCCGCTGCTGCATTCGGGCGAGCGCGCCTTCGCGCCGTCAGGTATTGCCGCTGACCCGAGTGGTCAGGTGTGGGTGACGGCGCTCGTCGGCGAGACGCTGTTCCGCTACGATCCGAAGGTGAACAAGCTGCACGTCGAGCTGCAGCAGCTCGGACGGCTTCGGGATGTGCTCGTGGCAGGCGACTACGTCTACGTCATCACGAGCAATACGGATGGCCGCGGTCACCCGAAGGCGGGCGACGACCGGCTGGTGCGGTTCAAGCTGCCGCAGTAA
- a CDS encoding Cof-type HAD-IIB family hydrolase, translating into MSMVKFVAFDVDGTLRDRSYMPDSTREAVRRLRQAGVELALCTGRSEYEIAGLREELGIDWAITCNGAHVAYQGSTVFGTAFDDARVQRWLETSRSARHSLLLYGSQGMYWSGEDDSYFRRAQQEIGFLEPLPLHEEPQLPAVYQAIVFCTEAEERAYTAVSGGASGTDATDATDAKGGSLYTHRWRPWAVDLNPQGVHKAAGLALLLEHLGVRREETAAFGDGLNDLELLSSVGIGIAMGNGCDELKAVATHVTKPLAEDGIAYAVERWLLR; encoded by the coding sequence ATGAGTATGGTGAAATTCGTCGCATTCGATGTGGACGGTACGCTGCGCGATCGGAGCTATATGCCCGACTCGACGCGTGAGGCAGTGAGGCGGCTGAGGCAGGCGGGGGTGGAGCTGGCCTTGTGCACAGGCCGGAGCGAATATGAGATCGCGGGCTTGCGCGAGGAGCTCGGGATCGACTGGGCCATTACGTGCAACGGCGCGCATGTCGCGTATCAAGGGAGCACCGTATTCGGCACGGCCTTCGATGATGCGCGGGTGCAGCGATGGCTCGAGACGAGCCGCAGCGCACGTCATTCGCTGCTGCTGTACGGCTCTCAGGGCATGTACTGGAGCGGGGAGGACGATTCGTACTTCCGCCGAGCGCAGCAGGAGATCGGCTTCCTCGAGCCGCTGCCACTTCATGAGGAGCCGCAGCTACCAGCGGTCTATCAGGCGATCGTGTTCTGCACGGAGGCGGAGGAGCGGGCATATACGGCAGTGAGCGGGGGAGCGAGTGGAACGGATGCAACGGATGCAACGGATGCGAAGGGTGGCAGCCTGTACACACATCGCTGGCGTCCTTGGGCGGTTGATCTGAACCCGCAAGGCGTACATAAGGCTGCGGGCCTTGCTCTTCTGCTCGAGCATCTTGGCGTGCGCCGCGAGGAGACGGCTGCATTCGGAGACGGACTGAACGATCTGGAGCTGCTCAGCTCGGTTGGCATCGGCATCGCGATGGGCAATGGCTGCGACGAGCTGAAGGCCGTGGCGACCCATGTGACGAAGCCGCTGGCCGAGGACGGCATCGCCTATGCGGTGGAGCGCTGGCTGCTGCGCTGA
- a CDS encoding HBL/NHE enterotoxin family protein: protein MTASVNVNSDEFKQRLLDYANATSKVNLYVYAITQQSMPVLQYPPKDYGDFTAQFAPAKAHCLDWTNGIFPTMLSFPKTISTQMKNLFNMEEMMAASYLQILQVDPSNAQAKEGLNQAITTMMSLIQQQIDTANGLVTSLNTFSTNITADATILNNIATEALNDVQSDKDQITQLNNSIKDLHNQIDTLQTYLTLSEIGTGLSLFIGLVGVVCCFIPGAQGVGAGLIVVGVVGEAASITGWVLSQKAIDAANDQIQSEQKQIDGLNQDIILLQGINTSFQYLIEANQAAQEAIKVVIAMWQDLYNDLATVKTDLASVEADIEGAAPTKEQYAQASTDLNAANEAWQEVVAFADALAGVDYKWQDQNGNWHSFTDQAPPANGATIDQAPSNVA, encoded by the coding sequence ATGACAGCAAGCGTTAACGTTAATTCCGATGAGTTCAAGCAACGCCTTCTCGATTATGCCAATGCGACGTCCAAGGTGAACCTGTATGTATACGCCATTACCCAGCAGTCGATGCCTGTGTTGCAATACCCGCCTAAGGATTATGGCGATTTCACCGCACAGTTCGCCCCTGCTAAGGCCCATTGCCTCGATTGGACGAACGGCATCTTCCCTACGATGCTTTCCTTCCCGAAGACGATCTCGACCCAGATGAAGAATCTTTTTAATATGGAAGAGATGATGGCCGCCTCTTATCTTCAAATCCTTCAAGTTGACCCGAGCAACGCACAAGCGAAGGAAGGCCTGAACCAAGCCATCACGACGATGATGAGCCTCATTCAGCAGCAAATTGATACGGCGAATGGCCTTGTCACGAGCCTGAACACCTTCTCGACGAACATCACTGCAGATGCGACTATTCTGAACAACATTGCCACAGAAGCGTTGAATGATGTTCAATCCGACAAGGATCAGATTACGCAGTTGAACAACAGCATCAAGGACTTGCATAACCAGATTGATACGCTGCAGACGTACTTGACTTTATCCGAGATCGGCACAGGGTTATCCTTATTCATCGGTCTTGTAGGGGTTGTGTGCTGCTTCATTCCAGGCGCTCAAGGCGTTGGTGCTGGCCTGATCGTCGTAGGTGTTGTCGGCGAAGCAGCCTCCATCACAGGCTGGGTGCTGTCTCAGAAAGCGATTGATGCGGCCAATGACCAGATTCAGAGCGAGCAGAAGCAGATTGATGGCTTGAATCAGGATATTATCCTGCTGCAGGGCATCAACACGTCGTTCCAGTACCTGATCGAAGCGAACCAAGCGGCACAAGAAGCGATCAAGGTCGTCATCGCCATGTGGCAGGATCTGTACAACGATCTGGCTACTGTCAAGACAGACCTCGCTTCTGTCGAAGCAGATATCGAAGGTGCGGCACCGACCAAGGAGCAATACGCTCAAGCCTCCACAGATCTCAACGCAGCCAATGAGGCTTGGCAGGAGGTTGTCGCCTTCGCCGATGCCCTCGCAGGCGTGGATTACAAGTGGCAGGATCAGAACGGTAACTGGCACAGCTTCACCGATCAAGCGCCTCCAGCGAACGGTGCTACGATCGATCAAGCGCCTAGCAACGTAGCTTAA